The Phyllopteryx taeniolatus isolate TA_2022b chromosome 13, UOR_Ptae_1.2, whole genome shotgun sequence nucleotide sequence aagaaaagaaaaaacggcAAGGCTATTAAAAGACGGGCAGACGTGACTATTGTGCGCAAAGACCAGAGGCTCCGCCATTACTTATGTATGCAGCGAGATGTCTGATTTATAGGTAAACTACCGAGAAAGACACGTGCCCTCAAAAAAGACCCCCGCCGCCCCCCTTTTCTCCTTGTAGTGTTGACTGATAAAATAAAGGCCCATAAAAGTAGTTTGCTGATAAGGCTGCGCACTGTGCGTAAAATGTGCTGCGTAAAAGTTGCTGGGCGTAAATAACAACCAAGAATGTGTGACGTGTGTTTTTGGATGGTCTCGGCCTTGTAATTCTTTGGAGATTTCCTTCTGCAACTGTCCCCCcgcgcccccctcccccaaaagagAGCCACAAAAGCCACGGCGCGTGTGCTTGTATAGGGAGCCATCAGAGCGTCAAAAGAGGAGGGCCCCGGCGCGTGTGCCTCCGTCCGGGAGGGGCTGCGGGGCGCGCACATTAATGCAATAAACCGCCAGTGCATCTGCTGAGCTATCTGCACACCCTCCAACGAAATCCACCAAAAGCAGGGCTCGGCGGGGCCCACCCACCCATCTCACCCATCCCACCCTCCACTCCACTGGGATCACAGAGACGTCTGATTGGCCGGGGATGTTGCAAccgggggagggaggggggcgaGAACAATAGCATCATTCCGCCATAAAAAGAGTGGAGCTATGCCTTCCAGACGAAAACATTTCAGCAACAGAAGGGGCCATACAGAGGGGAGATAAAAGTCCCACGATCGTCAGGTGTTGCCATACTTGCAACCACCCTGGATACTCGACACTCCATCCGCATCCTCCAAGTGCCTTCCCATCGCTCCCAGCCAACATGCCCAAAGGATTCCTGGTCAAAAGAAACAAGAGGTGTGCACATGTTTCCTACAGGACTCGGCCGGACCACGATGACCTCCAGGAGCCCACCCGCCTCACCCAAGCTGCCTTCCCGAGCCTGCACATCCAGCCGTGCCTGCCGCCGACGTGCGCGGCGCCCAGCCCGGACCGCCCCGCAGCATCCCCGGATCTCGCAGCAGCCGACGCGTCGGTGCCAAAAACGGAGAAGCCGGCCCAGTTCGGCAACCCCGAGACGGTGTGCCAAGCCCTGTACAGCCCGACCCGGCCCATCAGCAAGGAGCAAGACAGGGCGTATTTCGAACGGAGCTTCAATCTGGGCTCGCCCGTTTCTGCCGAGTCATTCCCGACATCCGCTTCCCTCTCCGGCCTGGACCACCTCCTGTACGCCCCGGTCGACCTGAAGATCGGCACCAGCAACAGCAGCCGAAGCGGTACGATCGGCACCGGCACCGGCAGCGGCACCGGCACCGGCAGCGGCACCGGCACCGGcaccggcggcggcggcggcgcagtGGCGGCACCGAGCAACCGGCTCGCCGGCACCAAGAGACCCGCAGCCGACGGCACGGAGCGCAAAGCCAAAGCCGCTCCCAAAAAACCTAAAGCCATCCGAAAGCTCAACTTCGAAGACGAGATGACCACCTCCCCCGTGCTGGGGCTGAAAATCAAAGAGGGTCCGGTGGAGGCGAAGCCCAGTGCGCACGCGTCGGGATCGGGAGCCGGCAAGCCTCTGGGGGAGTTCGTGTGTCAGCTCTGCAAGGAAGCCTACGCGGACCCCTTCTCGCTGGCCCAGCACAAATGCTCCCGCATCGTCCGGGTCGAGTACCGGTGCCCAGAGTGCGACAAGATGTTCAGCTGCCCCGCCAACCTCGCCTCGCACCGCCGCTGGCACAAGCCCAGGAGCGGCGGCGCCCCGGCGGGACCGCCGCCCTCCAGACCGCCGACCGCGGCTGTCAAATCCGCCTCCGAAGAAGCCAAAGACGCCAGCGACAGAGACACTGCGAGTCCAAGTCTGTCCGAGTCCGGTTCCGACGAGGGCTCGTACGACTGTCACTTGTGCGGGAAGAGGTTCAAGCGCCAAGCGTACCTAAGAAAACACGTCACGGGTCACCAGGTACTGCAGAAGAAAGTTCTGGAGGAGAGCGGCTTCCCGGCGGAGCAGGTGCCGCTgccctcctgctcctcctgctcctccgcCTCCCCGGAGGACGCCTCGAACCAAAGTCCCCTCAATCTGAGCCCCGCCGAGCGCCTGCTGTGCCCCGTGTGCGCGGAGAGCTTCACCAGCAGGGCGGCCCACGAGAGGCACCTGCGCCTCGTGCACTCGTCCCAAACGTACCCGTGCAAGTACTGCCCCGCCACCTTGTACAGCTCGCCGGGACTGACCAGGCACATCAACAAGTGCCACCCCTCGGAGAACCGCCAGGTGATCCTGCTCCAAATGCCCGTGCGGCCCGCCTGCTGAACGCAGAACTTGTGCCTTGGAAGACGAGAGCCAACAACAAAAGGAACATGGCGGGGgcttcacaacaacaacaagaagaagaagaagaagaagaagaagaagaagaagaagaagaaaagttcGTCATTCTTAAGTGAcgtctttcccccccccccaccaccttgTTGATTGTTGGGCGCTCCTCTTCGGGTTGAACTCCAAATATAGGCCTATTTTGAGACGCTCTTTTCTCAAATTAGTTTACGGAGAAGCTTAGTTTTGACTGTTAAAGGGTATTTTTTCTAGGACAGCACATGTACTCGATGATAGCTTCTAGACCTAAGAATTGCTCAGAAATCCGTCAAagcctttttttggttttgctttgttttttcttccctccATTCCAAATGATCACTCACTAGCTTTGTTGATGAAAGACAAAACGATCACGTTTGTCTTAACAATGTGTGACTGAGGGATTCTCTGTTAAGTAGAACCACAAATGCCTTTAGTGTAGTCCGAAATCCCGCTGTACAACTGCCTTAAAGAGTCAACATATTGTTTTCGTTTTGAATGCCGGCACATATTTTAacgctattattattattattattattattattacaattgaaAATTGTTGCAATATTTTTGGGCAtcacatgtttatttatttatttattcgaaTGTTTTATGTAACTTATTGATGTGTTTGTGTTCGTGATTTCCCCTCTCTGTGAATCGTTCTGGCAGTTTACACGTCGTTTagccaaattattattattattattattattattttgttcttgTCTAATTTATGAGTTGTGACAAGTGTCGTGGGTCGGGTTCTAATCATCGATATCCACAACTCTTGTAAAAAGAaggtgaagaaaaacaaaaacacgaagCTCTTAACTTAGATGCAATCTTTTTTTAAGGACGTTATTTTCCTAAATGTTGGCTTTTATAGCGCTTTGATTGTATGTGTATACAGCTGTTGTCTAtcgaaataataaaaaaatattttcaaaatgacaattttgtCTCAAGGTGGTTTCACTGAAGGAAACAAACATGACACATACAATTATTGAACAAAAGAAACACATTCTCGATAAATACATTGCATAAATGAAACAAACCAACAAGATTAGGAAAAGAATTGTATGTGCAGGTAAGAACGACTTTTATATGGTCTGAAAGATTTTATTGGTTACTTATACAGGTAACCCATATTTAGTATTTcattcaatttaaacacatcAAAACTGTTTTATACATATTATTATGAGCATATCTTTAATATCTGGTAAAAGTGGGTCCCAAAGTCGATGGAAcactaaaccccccccccccaaaagactAAGGGTCCTGAGGCAACAAAAATCAGTTTGAGTCCCTCTGGCAGTCAATTTATTTACTCGATACAATTTCTAAACCTGACAGGAGgccaaagattttattttattttttatcattcctCACCTTTGAAACAGTAAAACATCTGCCTGCTTTAGAGAAGTCACACAGTTCACTTTTTGGTTGCTTTATACAGATTTACGAGGTCAAGTGAAGCTGTAATTAAGCAACAGCTCATAGATAATTATGAATATTACATTTGCTCCAAGTTGGGATCAATACCTGCTCTTAGCGAGAAAGAATGCAGTGAGCATGTGCGATAGTGTGAGAATAGGCCTCATCTAGTGGTGTAACACCAGGCTACATGCAGTCAGGAGAGGCTGAGCCTGGCCTGCCTCgcgaaaagtaaaaataaacacgtctaaatacaaatattttaaaatgtagttcTCTGGTTTGTGTTTTATATTGATTTATGATTTTCTATTCCAATAATGGCTTCATAGTTAAAATTGCTGAATttccatgttttcttcaaaTAGGTGAGACTCCAAGTGAGCAGCCCACCTCACCTTAGATTGCGCAATCCCTCACTCAAAGCAGAGATAGCGCAGCACAAAATCATCAATTGTTAAATTACTGCTCTACAACAGAGACGATATTTCAAAGTGCCCGTTTCTGTCATTCTTCACGTTCTAATATAATCTTTTCAGACACTTTCAGGATGCCCTCTAATTTTCCATAGTCAGGCTAATGAATTTCATATGTATGTAATCACATAAAATGGCAGCTAGAGCAAGAGGTGAGGCAGACAGTAATCAGCCTCATGAAGGTGGACCTGCCATTAGGCAAACAGGCAATTGCCTGGAGCCCCAAGAGTTCCAGGAGAAGACAACAATCCCATAAACTGATTTAAAAGATTTTGTTTGATTGaaagcaattattattgttttactcttatttcatacaaattaaaaacatcacAAAGCCAATCATGATCATTTTGACTGCCCCCTTTCTTCTCATGCAATGGGATATCCCATCTTCTTACTGCGGAGGTGGAGACTTGATACAGTCAGACGAAACAAACTCGGTGCGGCGGTGGGGAAAATGAAGCTAATGCTGCAGTgcatgcattcaaaagttttgctccaaatgaaagacaaacatctaaccattaaaaaaaaaaaaaaaaatctcaaaactgGACTACCAATCGAAATGGTATGTTATTATTAAAGGAATACCACCGCTGGAGACGGAAGATCTGATTcaaacaggtaaaaaaaatatatatactcgTTTACGATTTTTTGACAGGCTGCTAATTTAATGGCAAATACAGCACTCTCTCTGGCTCATAAAATTGGTAACTCTGACTCTTGTCAGTGcctcaccgcacgtcactgtTTGTAACATATGAAATCATAATGATAGAGGATGGCTCAGAGGATCCAGGACGTGCAGCGCTAATTCTCATATCAAGGAGTGAAAATGAGGTATCATTAGGCTTCTTTCTCACACTCAAGTTTTAGGTCTCAAAATACGGTCAAGTGCTTTTCTGGCGTCTTTATGTGGGAAAAAAGGCGAGGCAGGGCACCCGAAGGTGCTTGGCGCTATTGCACCTGCACCTCCCAGTGAGGCTCCATTATGCAGGCCTCCTCTAAATGAACTTGAGCAGCAGGGGAGACAGATGGGAGGAGGGTCAGGTTACCCCCGCTGCTACCAGTCAGGCCTGGCCCGGTCAGAAAGGCAcggcaacaaacacacacacacacacgcacgcacgcacacaaccaCTAATGTATCAAATCAGAGGTTTCACCTGCATGTCAGTAAGAAAGAAAggacaaacaaaatgacatACAATTCCAAATTGCATTTAATGAAATTTTCCTATTTTCACATCTCTAATAAAAGACAGcagatcattaaaaaaacagcccAATATGTTGACAAGAGATTCAATcttcaagctttttttcctttaaatccCCTCTGGCTCTTATACAACGAATATATTACAGGAATTTCTCTATTTATATTAAGAAGATGCTCTAGCCCTCAAATTTGACACCGTGTACAAACAAGACATGTTAAAacgaggagggaaaaaaaacaatcacaagttCATTTTCTTCACAAACGTTTTGTCTTGGTCCACCTGCAAAGACTTAGCCACCAACAAGAAGTGCACAGACACCATCACTACACTACAATCTTTCGAtgtttatttgctttgtttatTTGCTTTGTACTTCCCTCTAAAAGTGGCTTTTAGAGGGAAGTACAAAGCCTTGACTGTAGGAATTCATACATTCTTCCTCttcaaaactgaaaatgaacaaaaatctcATGTAGCTGCATGTTTAAATCCATCAGCAAACAAGCAGAGCTGCTATGAGAAGTGCGAGGCGGAGGACTGGAAAAGTAAGGCATATTAATGTACCAGATGGGGATAAGCTGGCAGCCTGGGTGGAGTCCTCAGAGGGTAGCTATGTGTGTAgcggtgtatatatatgtgtgtgtggggaaacACCTGGTTGCCATGGCAGTCCCAGTAGCTTAGAGAGGTGAGAGCACCAGCCAGGCTGTTGCTCGGAGGCCTCTGAGAGTTCAGCTCAGGCATGCCACACCAAACTCCAGCTTGTGGATCATGGGAACGAGGACTAGCCACTTGATTCCATTCACAGGTAAAGACAAGAGGGAGAAGCGCAGCACCTACAATTAAGAGGACCCGACattctgctgttgtttttgccgTGGGTCGCAGGGCAGACGAAAAACACCACTAAAGAGGACAAGTGGAAGGGCGTCCATGTTTGCCTCAAATGGCAACGGGACAGCGTCAGAGAGGACAGACGATACACAGGCACAGTGAGGagatgtctcacacacacacatcagtgcATGGAGAGAAGCTTTGCCTGAGGCTCAAGCGGTCattttcaaacacaaaacactacAACCAAAATAATTAATCAAATAGGACTCTCTATTTACATCTGAGAAACATacaagggaaaataacatttaaagcAATATACATCTGAGAACATTCAATGCTAGTTGagccaaggaaaaaaaagtgtgcaaaaaaaaaaaagaaatcaatggcTTGAATGGTGGAATGTCGATGTCACAGGACAGGGAAACTAATCGAGGAGGAAAGAGACAGCAGGAACTTATTCAATTACCGGACACGAGCCTATGTTAACAACATCACAATACAATTACAAATGCAGTCTTTCCTCATTCCAGAAGAGTTGCATAAATCAAATCATGACACAATCTATCTGAATCCGTTTAAAAAAAGGTACATtagagtgatttaaaaaaaagaaagaaaaaagaatccAACAATTTTCAGTTCCACTCAAGTTAGAAAGATGTCACCGATTGTCCACTCTGGGTTTAAAAACAAGCAAGGGCTGCTGCTACTTGTGCTGCAGCAAAAGCGGCTTCCAAACAGCCTGTCCAAAACTTGGGTTGGGGGCCCCACGACACATGGGTGGCACCTTCATCAGAAATGCAAAAAGGAaggtgtattaaaaaaaaaaaaaaaaaaaaaaaaaaattttttttttttaaaaatggaagtCAACATCTGATACTGAAACCTTAAGATTACAAGAAAGTAGCTACAGGAAAAGAAGTCTCCTATTTCCTAGAAAGATTGGTTTCCTCAAATGCATTAGAGGACACAcgagttaaaaaataaataaattaattgacacCGCTCACAGTCAAAGTGGCGGAAACAGCTTAGGGGTAATGTCCTGCTTAAAGAGGAAATGTCTCAACAGAGTGACTGATTGCCACTTCAATTAAAAATTGCATTGCCCTCCAGTTACATAGTCATGTGCCATGAGctaacaaaacaacaagaaaaacacactGAAGCTTCTCACAGTCAATAAGTAGAGGCTGCGTTTCAGCTCAGTTGGACGATTTGCTTATTGCGCTAGCCGATCGACAGAGTCTTCCGGAGACTCGGCTCCTCGCGGCCTGGGGCATTGTGGGGGAAACCTGGTCAACAGGGTCTGTCGATGTAGCTGCGGCTGAGGAGTAGGCGGAGACTTCAGTGTTTGTGCTGCTGGAGAGGGAACCTGCAAGTGACACGTTTGCAAGGCAGAGAGACTGTTAAAAAAACGTGGCCGATGGGAGACGCAGTCGGTCAAACATGGCGCCAGTGGTGTGATTCATCAGCATATATCGGAAGGCTTTTTCATGCATGTGGCTGCGCCCTCAAACCAAATTGCCCCATTTGAGTCACCATTCGCagctaaaaaaatgtgttccctAGCTTCAGTCATTAGGATGAGGACATgagtgtatattatatatatatatatatatatatatatatacatataatatacacacacatacagtgggtacagaaagtattccgacccccttaaatttttcactcttttttatattgcagccatttgctaaaatcatttaagttcattttttccacattaatgtacacacagcaccggatattgacaggggaaaaaaacagaattgttgaaatttttgcaggtttattaaaaaacaaaaactgcaatatcacacagccacaagtattcagaccctttggctcagtatttagtagaagcacccttttgagctaatacagtcatgagtctttttgggaatgatgcaacaagtttttcacacctggatttggggatcctctccagttctgtcaggttgcatggtgaacgttggtggacagccattttcaggtctttccagagatgctcatttgggtttaagtcagggctctggttgagccattcaagaacattcatggagttgttctgcaGCCACTCctttgtgcttagggtcattgtcctgttggaaggtgaaccttcggtccaatctgaggtcctgagcactctggagaaggttttcgtccaggatatccttgtacttggccgcattcatctttccttcgattacaactagtcatcctgtccctgcggctgaaaaacacccccacagcatgatgctgccacctccatgcttcactgttgggactgtattggaaaggtgatgagcagtgcctgcttttctccacacatactcctttgaattaaggccaaaaagttctaccttggtctcatcagaccagagaatcttatttctcaccatcttggagtctttcaggtatttttttttttttttagcaaactccatgcgggctttcatgtgtcttgcactgaggagaggtttcCGTCGGGcgactctgccataaagccccgactgctggagggctgcagtgatgcttgactttctcgaactctctcccatctcccgactgaatctctggagctcagccacagtgatctttgggttcttctttacctctctcaccaaggctcttctcccccgattgctaggaagggttctggtcgtcccaaacgtcttccatttcaggattatggaggccactgtgctcttaagaaccttaagtacagtagaaatattttttttgcaaccttggccagatctgtgccttgccgcaattctgtctctgagctcttcaggcagttcctttgacctcatgatgctCATtcgctctgacatgcactgtgagctggaaggtcttatacagacaggtgtgtggctttcctaatcaagtatCAGTATAATCAGTAGGTTCAAGGATGGTCAGAAGAAATgaacagcacctgagttaaatatatgagtgtcacagcaaagggtctgaatacacatggctgtgtgatagctcactttttcttttttaataaatctgtgaaaatttcaacaattcattttttttccccctgtcaatatggggtgctgtgtgtacattcatgaggaaaaaatgaacttaaatgattttaacaaatggctgcaatataacaaagagtgaaaaatgtaagggggtctgaaaaccttcTGTACACACTGtattacacacgcacacacagtatatattttaaatacttCTGCAAGTTGTTAGCATGCAGGCAGCACTGAGGGTCTACAGGAAGAGATGGAGCGTCATAAAGAGCAAGtagaagaggcagagaaagtcccaaaataaaataaaagtcatcATTCCTCCAGAGCAGAGGGAATATGtgcatgtgagtattgttgtatgcgcCGTTTGTATGATTTGCTGTTAGCGGTTGAATGACTAAAGATTTTTTTCTAgtcgactataatgtgatgTAAGTCAATtcatcgatgatgtcattgatatttttttctcagcacagtacagcggctgcagctgctcgattcccatgttcctccgcgtaactaatagcttgcagtttcaactgtgcttcgtaagcgtgtctcttcgtcggtgccattttcgggggaccttagccaaaccgatgcacataccggaactttATACCAACTGGGGGCATGcctttagcctcctctgtcacgcgcacccttccccctttacgtccgtatgctgtcctcagtcacgtccccgccttcctctatataagcagcgtgtcggcaggaaatgctcccagtcagtcaagcggagcgctcatcgaagtcacacaacaacatttagagattttggaactcggtgcacacataaggtgcgccgcattataaggcgccccgtccattttgga carries:
- the insm1b gene encoding insulinoma-associated protein 1b, which codes for MPKGFLVKRNKRCAHVSYRTRPDHDDLQEPTRLTQAAFPSLHIQPCLPPTCAAPSPDRPAASPDLAAADASVPKTEKPAQFGNPETVCQALYSPTRPISKEQDRAYFERSFNLGSPVSAESFPTSASLSGLDHLLYAPVDLKIGTSNSSRSGTIGTGTGSGTGTGSGTGTGTGGGGGAVAAPSNRLAGTKRPAADGTERKAKAAPKKPKAIRKLNFEDEMTTSPVLGLKIKEGPVEAKPSAHASGSGAGKPLGEFVCQLCKEAYADPFSLAQHKCSRIVRVEYRCPECDKMFSCPANLASHRRWHKPRSGGAPAGPPPSRPPTAAVKSASEEAKDASDRDTASPSLSESGSDEGSYDCHLCGKRFKRQAYLRKHVTGHQVLQKKVLEESGFPAEQVPLPSCSSCSSASPEDASNQSPLNLSPAERLLCPVCAESFTSRAAHERHLRLVHSSQTYPCKYCPATLYSSPGLTRHINKCHPSENRQVILLQMPVRPAC